A genomic stretch from Tamandua tetradactyla isolate mTamTet1 chromosome 15, mTamTet1.pri, whole genome shotgun sequence includes:
- the IQCF2 gene encoding IQ domain-containing protein F2 translates to MGIRFCVDGNLILVEIEDFEETVEWQQILKEKERKKKKLMKREKAAVVIQAWWRGTLVRRTLLHAALRAWIIQGWWRLIMVKLLEKKRRAALIAYAEKERAVVKLQSLVRMWRIHWRYCQVLKAIYVIQGHWQCHTCQTCAFLRGQCVVTATHMQFHIEITNP, encoded by the exons ATGGGGATTCGATTTTGT GTTGACGGCAATTTAATTCTAGTAGAAATAGAGGACTTTGAAGAAACAGTAGAATGGCAACAGATattgaaggagaaagaaaggaaaaag aaaaaattgatgaaaagagaaaaggcagCCGTAGTGATCCAGGCCTGGTGGCGTGGGACCCTGGTGCGCCGGACACTGCTGCACGCGGCCCTCAGGGCCTGGATTATTCAGGGCTGGTGGAGGCTGATAATGGTGAAGCTCCTGGAGAAGAAACGGCGTGCGGCCCTGATTGCCTATGCAGAGAAGGAACGGGCGGTGGTCAAGCTGCAGTCTTTGGTCCGTATGTGGCGCATCCACTGGAGATACTGCCAGGTGCTCAAAGCCATCTACGTCATTCAGGGCCACTGGCAATGCCACACCTGCCAGACTTGTGCTTTCCTCCGGGGCCAATGTGTGGTCACAGCCACTCATATGCAGTTCCACATTGAGATCACCAACCCCTAA